The sequence TCGAAGGTGACGCGGGTCAAGCAGACTCGAGTTCGAATCCCGCCACCGCCAGATAGGCCCTTTCTGTCTTCAGATCCGCACCGGTCGGACGATGCGCCATAAGATACCCCTGCCCCAGTGACAGGCGACACGCTGATCCGCGCGACGATCCTGTGAAAGCTGTTGGAACCCAGATCGACGGCGGCGACGATTCGGGACTTGAAAAAGGGGGCATGGCGTCGCTCATCTGCGGGGACGAGACGACGAACGTATCGAGCCGGTCGGGGGTGTCCGGGTAACCTTCGAAGGTAGCAGGCGGTGAAACCGGACGCCAATCCAGCGAATCGTGGAGCGCCGTCGCGTTGTCCGGTTCAGCTTGAGATCACGCGGGACAACCGCTGCTTGCGCACGACACGCTCGACGGGAAAGCTGCAGGTGAAGACACTGCCCTGCCCCGGGTGACTCCTGATATTCAAATCGGCGTCATGTCGCTGCAGCGCATGCTTGACGATGGCCAGACCCAGGCCCGTGCCGCCGCTGGCGCGGGAACGGCCCTTGTCCACGCGGTAAAAGCGTTCGGTCAGTCGACCCAGGTGTCTCGACTCGATGCCGATACCCCGGTCGGAAACGACAAAATATGCGCCCTCCTCATCGGCCTGCCATCTCACCGCGATCTCGCCACCACCCGGGGAATAGCGCACGGCGTTGTGCACCAGGTTCATGAAGACGCTGTGGAGCTCCTTCGCGTTCCCTGTCAGCCACAACGTCTCGTCGACTTCGACGGAGAAATGGAACTGCTCGCTACCGGCAAGCACCCTGCCTTCGCCGACGACGTCAGAGATCAGTCCCGGAACGGGAATGGGGGTTTCCGGGCTTTCGCCACGGACACCGGACTCCAGCTGTGCCAGGGTCAGGAGATCCTCCACGATCCGTTGCATACGCTGCGTCTGCTCGTCCATCTGACGAATCGATTCCAGGCGGTCTGCCGAACCCACGATTCCGTCGTCGGATTCCAGGAGCTCCAGGTACCCTCGCAGCACCGTTAGCGGTGTACGCAGTTCGTGCGACACGTTGGCGACAAAGTCCCGACGCATGGTCTCGAGATGCCGGGAGCGGGTTGTGTCCCTGACGCTCAGCAGGACCTGCTTGCCTCCGAACTTGACCGCGCGGATCGACAGACTGGCCTGGTCGTCTCCGGGAGAAGGAATCTCGACGGCCTCGTCCCACTCCTGGGCTTTCATGTAGCGTACGAAATCGGGATGACGGACGAGGTTGGTGATCCTGCGTCCCCGATCCACCCTCACACTCAGTCCGAGCAGCCGGGCGGCCGCCCGATTGAATGATTCGATCGATCCACCGGGAGATAGGATCAGCGTGCCGTAGGGCAGTGCCTCACTCGATCTCTGGAATCGGGACAACATGCGCGCCAGCCGTTTCTTTCGCTTCTTGCTGCGGACCCGCAGCCTGGCGATCCCCGCCTCCACCTCTTTCCACGGACCGAAAGCGCGCGACGGGGTCGCCGATTTTCCCAGGCGAAGCCAGCGTAACAGGGATCTCAGTTGTAACAGATGCCACAACAGCAGCGCGGAAACCGCGGCGGCCACGAACCACCCGGCGGCCCCCAATAGATATCCGGCGATACCCGCCGGTACGGCAACGAGCGCGAGTCGGCGAATTTCCGTGGTCCAGAACGCTAGCACCCGATCCCTCCGGTCAGTTCGGTTTCACCGTACCAGCGGTGCTTCTCGGCGGCGGGCTCGGGGACTCATCCGTCACCTTTTGGGGTAAAGCGATACCCCGCGCCGCGAACCGTGTGGATGTAGCTGTCGAAACCGGTCGGTTTCAGTGACTTTCGCAACCGCAGGATGTGAACATCCACGGTGCGCTCTTCCACGAAGCTGCTCCGGCCCCAGACCTCGTCGAGCAGTTGCCCGCGGCTGTAGACCCGATCGGGGTGGGTCATGAAGAAGCGCAGCAGCCGGAACTCGGTCGGACCGAGATCGATGGTTTTTCCCTCCGCGTGAACCAGGTGCGCCACGGGATCCAGGGTCAGACCGTCGACCACCACCGCCACCTCATCGGCATGCGGACGGGCACGCCGTAACAGGGCCCTGACCCGGGCGACCAGTTCACGCGGAGAAAAGGGCTTGGTGACGTAGTCATCGGCACCGGCGTCCAGACCACACACCTTATCCGACTCCTCCACGCGCGCAGTCAGCATGATGATGGGCAGGTCGCGCGTCACCGCCTCGCGCCGCAAGCGCCGGGCGAGGTCCAGACCGCTCTGTCCCGGCAACATCCAGTCGAGCAGGACCAGGTCGAGGCGATTGTCCGCGATACGCTGCACCGCCTCGTCCGCGCCCTCGGCCTCGATGACGTTGAATCCCGCCCGCCCCAGCGAAAAACGGATCACCCTGCGGATCGCGGATTCGTCCTCGACGACAAGGATACTGGCAGCCGTGGCCGAGCCACGGTTCGCCGACATGTCTTCTATCGTCACGTCCATAATCCAGCCATTAAACCCCGAATTTGTTACGAATTCATGAAAACTTGCCGGTGGGCGCCGTTTCATCCGTATCCGCGGTCCCCGCCCCCTGCTTCGGGTGTCCCTGTATCCAAGGTCCGCGATTGCCCCCGACCCGCGCCGTATCGCTTGCTTTCGGCCACCGCCGCCCTCATCCTGCCGGCTCCTACGGTTTCCCCGGGGGGGCCGAATGACGTGGATTGAATCGGGTCTGAAGGTAGCCAGCGACTTCGTCTGGGGTCCCGTCATGCTCGCCCTGATGCTCGGGGTCGGGATCTACCTCACGGTCGGCCTCAAGGCGATGCCGTGGCGAAAGATTCCGCGGGCCTTTCGGGAATTGTGGATCGGCAAACGTCCCGAGGGCCAGGGCATGATCGGCATGCTCGGCAGTTACATCGTGACATTCGGTCTGATCGTCTTCCGGATCACGCGGGAATATTTCGGATAGCAATCGATCTCGCCATGTTGCCCCCTCCCGAACACATCACCACCGAGGTCGCCAGGGCGTTGGCGGAGGACATCGGCGCGGGCGACGTCACGGCCGGACTGATCGCACCGGACACACGGGCCCGCGGGCACGTGTTGTCGC comes from Gammaproteobacteria bacterium and encodes:
- the phoB gene encoding phosphate regulon transcriptional regulator PhoB yields the protein MSANRGSATAASILVVEDESAIRRVIRFSLGRAGFNVIEAEGADEAVQRIADNRLDLVLLDWMLPGQSGLDLARRLRREAVTRDLPIIMLTARVEESDKVCGLDAGADDYVTKPFSPRELVARVRALLRRARPHADEVAVVVDGLTLDPVAHLVHAEGKTIDLGPTEFRLLRFFMTHPDRVYSRGQLLDEVWGRSSFVEERTVDVHILRLRKSLKPTGFDSYIHTVRGAGYRFTPKGDG
- the phoR gene encoding phosphate regulon sensor histidine kinase PhoR; the encoded protein is MLAFWTTEIRRLALVAVPAGIAGYLLGAAGWFVAAAVSALLLWHLLQLRSLLRWLRLGKSATPSRAFGPWKEVEAGIARLRVRSKKRKKRLARMLSRFQRSSEALPYGTLILSPGGSIESFNRAAARLLGLSVRVDRGRRITNLVRHPDFVRYMKAQEWDEAVEIPSPGDDQASLSIRAVKFGGKQVLLSVRDTTRSRHLETMRRDFVANVSHELRTPLTVLRGYLELLESDDGIVGSADRLESIRQMDEQTQRMQRIVEDLLTLAQLESGVRGESPETPIPVPGLISDVVGEGRVLAGSEQFHFSVEVDETLWLTGNAKELHSVFMNLVHNAVRYSPGGGEIAVRWQADEEGAYFVVSDRGIGIESRHLGRLTERFYRVDKGRSRASGGTGLGLAIVKHALQRHDADLNIRSHPGQGSVFTCSFPVERVVRKQRLSRVISS